Part of the Hemicordylus capensis ecotype Gifberg chromosome 7, rHemCap1.1.pri, whole genome shotgun sequence genome, cctCATCGTGCCTGTGTCATCCTTTAAAGTGACCCACCACCCTCATTACAACACTTCTGAACACTCACCCTTTTGTTTAAagttaaattatatttttattatacaCACCCCAAAAGACTTCTTATATAACCATGCCCCAACATTACCAAAGAAATGTTCATTTCTATAAAGGGTATTTAACAAAAGCTCCCCTGCACAGAAGAAAAGGTTTCCATCTATTCATTAATCCACCTCCGTTGTTTTCTTCTTCTGGCATATGTATCCAGCCGGCTAGCTTGCCCATTTCAGCTAACCACAAAGCATTACTATCCATTCCAATAGGGAAACAGCCTTTAGATGTCAAACTGCTTTGCAATGTCAATCTGTTCTGCCAGAAACATGTTTTCTCCTGCTCCTAAGCAGCCTCAGGAGTGGGGGGAGATTACTTCCATACAcccctttttaaaatcacaagCAGGGCAATGCAGTTGCTTTAGAAGCAAACACTCTGCACTTCGAGATTCCAACCACATACGTCATTTGCTCAGCAAGTGTGTCACCAAGATGTGTAGCAAATGACTGGGAATGCATGTCATTCACAATCTTCAAAACTGAGACCCTACAAAAGCATGACCTCATTGGAAATCCTGAGACTGCAAATAATGAACTGCTACTCACTGATATAAAGATGTTTAGCAGGTTTTCCAAAGTCGGCAACTGTGGAATGAGCTTCTGTACCACCTTACTGAAGGCTTCAAATATTGAATGATCGTAGATGCTAGTCAAATAAAAGCTACAAAgcaaaatatttgtttaaaatatctgtatactacttttcaataaaATGTACAAGGGATTTTTTCAAGTGCGTAAGTTATTCCAACTTGAATTTATTGCTTTGGCCAAACAGAAACCTCAGCCACACAGGAACTAttatacaactttttaaaattaagttatTCTTAGTAGCATTTTATACTAACAAGCCAGAGAGAAGCcagaggaggcacagctgcctctgcttccaggcagccatccagattgctcctctctctcccaccccacccgagAGCCGCATTGGCTCTCCCCAAAGGAATCTGCGGTTGGTCATCTGGGGAGGCCCACATGTACACTCCACTTTTGTCAGAGGATGTTTGCTCCTTAGCAGTGCCCAGGATACGGGGCTCCGTATCAAGCCCTTACGGAGCCTCACCTTGCACCTACCATCCCCTTCTTCTATCAGTGTGAAAGCCCCTCTTTTTAAGGAACCATTTAATCTGTATTAACCTTTGTGTCATTTTAGTGGATGCTGTGTTCTGCCTCTTGTCTTTTAGAATTTTTGGTTTTATTgcctttgttttatgttgttgtttcatgtggttgtaagctgccttgtcaAAAAGGTAAGACAAATACTTTAACTCACAACCTCCACCACCAAATATTAAGCAGTAAAAAAGAGAAATAACTACAGCTTCAGCCCAAAACACAAGCAAGATGGTTACCCAAAGAACACACCATGCATAAAGGAGCACTCATCAACAACCACCTCAACAACAGCCCCTTTTGTTCCAGATAAGCTCTTTGCATTAACAAAAGTTGCAACACTCCACTGATTAATCAGATAATTTGATCAAGTGTTAAGATGTGGCCCCAATTAACTGgacaatatattttaaatacaatattttaaatataagagACAGGCCTCTCTTTCTGCATAAAGCAGGGAACGCTCTCTTGAGACAATGCCCACACACTATCTAGATGTAAACAAGGACTTTCTACTTAGAACTATTCATTCGTATGCAGGTTAATCACATGGATTGATCACATGGTATTTCTTTATCTGGGTGACAATCCTGATGTTAAGGAAGCCTCAGAAAGGTCACCTTCCCTAGACTCTGGTCTAGAACAATACTCTCTACTCAGAAGCAGTAGCATGCCACATACAGCAAAGCAACCAAAGGAATTTCACTTACCTAAGATGAAGCTTTTCTAACCCAGCATCACCAAGGTCATCATTGGCTCTCTGATGAATATCCCTTTGAGTTTCTATTTTATGGTCATCTGATAAGCCATCAACTTTATGAATAAAAACTTCAAAGTTCATTTCTGGATTGATTTTGTATGCTTTTGAAACTGTAATATGGAGCCTTGTCAAAGCTTCCATGTAGTCATCCTGTCAATCAAGTTTAATATACATTCTTCAGTTATCAGGCAACTTACTGCCTTTACATTGACAACACACATAAGAGCAAGCGGAAGATATTATGAACCAAAGTTACTATAGAAGAAACGAATATCCAATGTTAAGAGGCTCCGATAAAATAGAAGCAGAATGTTTCTATTTAAGTCTTGCCCTAAAACCTGTTCATATATATCATTATAAAATACATTATACTTAGCCACAAAGCACACCACTAAGAATGTTATTTGTTTGCACAAGAGGTAAATCAATCTGATATGACAATTTTCACAAAACAGGCTTCTGAGCACTACTAGTAAGCAACATAACAAAGGTAAGAGGTTGTACTGTACACTGAACATTTGGGTTATAGGGGTCTGTTAAAAAAACAGACAAGATTAGGACTACTAAAACATTTAAAGGTATGTATGTTTACCTGTATCATAACAAAAGAAAATTGTTTCACTATTCCAAAATAGCTCCatatcttccccccacccatgagccctactgacccccacccccaaaagctcTGTTCCTCATAATGACCTGAGCATCAATCACGTAGATCAGGGCTCCGGTTCCCCTGAAGATCATCTCATAATCAAATGTTGGATCAAAAAAATCCATTTGGCCCGGGAAGTCCCATATTTGGAAGTTGACAAAAGAGCTGTTTGAGATGTCATCCTTGTAGATCTTGTTGGTACTCTCCAGAAACAAGGTTTCATTGGGAGACATTTTGTGAAACACGACCTGCAGGCGAGACAAAGCAGACCAGCCTGAGGCGAATCCCCACAGCCCTTCTTGCCTCACCCCGCGGCTGTGGGGCAGCAGCGAGAaagcctctccccccactcccccaaccCCTGGGGCGGCTCCGCCggtaggtaggcaggcaggcaggcaagcaggcgggCTGAACCCCAGGCCCGGCCACAGGGTGCAGCCTCTAGCCGGGGCCCTCTCGAGGCGAGcaggggggtggcggggagagggctgggcccctgcctccctgcctgggcACGCACCTTCTGGATGGAGGATTTCCCGCTGCGCCGCAGGCCCATAAGCAGGATGcggggctgcttggaggagtcGCCGCCCCCGGAGCCCAGCCCGACGCCGCCGCCTCCGCTCCCGCCTCCGGGGCCCCCGCTCCCGCCGCCTCCCCCTCCGCCCAGCTCAGCCCCGCGGTGGAGGTGGCGCCGGCGGGGGTCCTCCTCGTCCTCGGCGTCGTCGTCCTCGTCTTCTCCGTCCTCGTCAGCGCCGTAGCCAAAGTCCTTGGGGAAGGCCTCGGCCGCCCCCGCCACCCCgaagctgctgccgctgccagcgcccccgccgccgctcagGGCCGCTTCCTCGACTCCGCCACCCGCGCCCCCAAACTGCAGCGCCGCCATCTTGGACTGCGGCCCAGCCGCCTCTGCGCGGCACCGCCCCATCCAGGCGCCGACGGCGCGCGCCCATTGGCCGGCCCCAGCAGCGAGCGCCCCCATTGGCTGGCTAGAGTGTGCgtctgtgtgggggggagagaaagagagagagagggaggggtaaggTCCTCATCACATGACAGCCCCCACACGTGACTGGCGTGAAGGAAGAGGCTGAGACTCTGGCCTGCCCTGAGCGCGCTGTCAGCTGCCTGTGTCGGAGAGAGCACTAGAGTGACACACCCATTGTCGAGAGACAGAGGCCCCTTGTTAAGAAGAGCTGCCTTCTGAAGACGAcgagcagggagaaagcagacaGGAGGTTTGCCTCGTTGAATGGCCCTCCGTTAGTATAAAAGGtgctattttgtttcttttttagcctactttgcaagaggcttataagatcacccgcctgtctgtgccccccaccccgcaatttCGCATTGCCTgtaccaatctgaaccaaattggctacagttgtagggagaccTCAACGgcatcgtttgtaatgatgtcatctaccccatgCAAGATGGCAAACACGTCAActtacataggcagctgccatatactgagtcagacacttggtccatctagctcagtattgtctacacagactggcagcggcttctccaaggttgcaggcaagaatctctctcaggcctatcttggagatgctgccagggagggaacttggaaccttctgctcttcccagagcagctccatcccgcaagggaagatcttgcagtgctcacaattctagtctcccattcatatgcaaccagggcaaaccctactaagcaaaaggaacaagtcatgcttgctaccgcaagacctgAGTCACAACTGGGCTAACTGttaaaccacttaactgatttggaccaaatttgctactgctgtatggacacatagggttgccctaatggtgtagtttgatgccatccaccctgattcaagatggtgggcaagtgcactaacctgaggactgtaactcatttgatccaaatttggtacagctgtagtgagtgacacacagacacctcaatggtgcagtttgtaatgtcATCATCCAccccagatggcagatgcatgaacatttgaagtgcaagagatctaacttgtggaccttgatctgaaccaaattaagtccagttgtagagacagtgaaagaaaagtagggtgattagttcttactacaacTTCTTGTTCTATATAATTGACTAACATGGCTTCTATCATTTTTAAATAATAGTATGTCAAGCTATATTTATTCCACACCTGCCAGTTGTCTGCTGTAGTCTTCAGACTTAACACCAGTTCTCACCCCTCATATGTTAAAATATTAAGTATAGGTATACTAGTTTCTGCTCTTCTGTAGTTATTTGAGGAAGGTAATAGCTGCAGCTGGGAATAAGCACCCTTCTCTGCATTTGTGAATGCCTGCTTCCTTCCACATGCTGATCTTGTATAAGGGGTTAGGATAACAGTCTGACTGCGGCAAGGAAACATCATCTCAACTGTATAACATAGCATAGtagttggagtgttggactaagaccaggaagagctgagttcaaatccccattcaaccatgaaactcactgggtgactctgggccagtcatgtatctctcagcctaacctacttcacaaagttgttgcgaggataaaaacCACCatctacactgctctgagctcctcggaggaagagtggatataaatgtaaatagaattattataataaataataatactatattGCGTCTGCTGCCTGAAAAGTACCATTAATAGTTTTTAAAGGTACCAAACAAATTACAAAATTCCATGGAAGAACCAGTTCCTGGCTACTATAGTTCCAGCAGAATTAAACAGTAGAGCCCATTCTGTACTGGGTCACTTCAGAAGAGTAGATTCATGCGCAGGGCAAAACACCTTTATCCAAAGCACTCTAGAGAGAAGGGTTTGACCTagtcttttaattatatttatatactgctttaacaAAAAGGTTCAAAAGCATTTGATATCAAAAGGAATGAGGTGGGCCCCTAAAAAGAgagactttaaaaagaaacacaccctTGACTGTGTCtagggaatgggatagaaacaaACATTCATCACACATTTCCCATCTGCAACCAAGACAAGCAGTTGACATTTATTCTGTGGACCACATTAATAGAATCTCATACTACACATTTAGATTTCTGCTGCACAAGCAAATATGTTCAACTAAATGTATTTGGCTTGTGACCAAAGTACTACGGAACACATAAGGATAAGGACATAAACCAGGGCTGTCAAACTGCTGGCCAAATGTGGCCCACGGAGCACAACAGTCCAGCCCCCAAGCCACTGCTGCCGTGTTTTGCTACCTGCCACCACAGTTCTTCCACGGCTGTGGTGGCACTcctaatccccacc contains:
- the RRAGC gene encoding ras-related GTP-binding protein C isoform X2: MAALQFGGAGGGVEEAALSGGGGAGSGSSFGVAGAAEAFPKDFGYGADEDGEDEDDDAEDEEDPRRRHLHRGAELGGGGGGGSGGPGGGSGGGGVGLGSGGGDSSKQPRILLMGLRRSGKSSIQKVVFHKMSPNETLFLESTNKIYKDDISNSSFVNFQIWDFPGQMDFFDPTFDYEMIFRGTGALIYVIDAQDDYMEALTRLHITVSKAYKINPEMNFEVFIHKVDGLSDDHKIETQRDIHQRANDDLGDAGLEKLHLSFYLTSIYDHSIFEAFSKVVQKLIPQLPTLENLLNIFISNSGIEKAFLFDVVSKIYIATDSSPVDMQSYELCCDMIDVVIDVSCIYGLKEDGSGSAYDKESMAIIKLNNTTVLYLKEVTKFLALVCILREESFERKGLIDYNFHCFRKAIHEVFEVGVSSHRSCNHQANIPGLKAVTHNGTPRNVV
- the RRAGC gene encoding ras-related GTP-binding protein C isoform X1 encodes the protein MAALQFGGAGGGVEEAALSGGGGAGSGSSFGVAGAAEAFPKDFGYGADEDGEDEDDDAEDEEDPRRRHLHRGAELGGGGGGGSGGPGGGSGGGGVGLGSGGGDSSKQPRILLMGLRRSGKSSIQKVVFHKMSPNETLFLESTNKIYKDDISNSSFVNFQIWDFPGQMDFFDPTFDYEMIFRGTGALIYVIDAQDDYMEALTRLHITVSKAYKINPEMNFEVFIHKVDGLSDDHKIETQRDIHQRANDDLGDAGLEKLHLSFYLTSIYDHSIFEAFSKVVQKLIPQLPTLENLLNIFISNSGIEKAFLFDVVSKIYIATDSSPVDMQSYELCCDMIDVVIDVSCIYGWAMPLGSSSSALIPHTPLSATRIADRSACAAEGRRSLNKPGRLKEDGSGSAYDKESMAIIKLNNTTVLYLKEVTKFLALVCILREESFERKGLIDYNFHCFRKAIHEVFEVGVSSHRSCNHQANIPGLKAVTHNGTPRNVV